A single Haloglycomyces albus DSM 45210 DNA region contains:
- a CDS encoding DUF4262 domain-containing protein, with translation MCQICEGQAPDDLLAQIDSRLEQYGVTFLGVDHDDAHVYSIGLTDHGLPELYMDATSGLDGSVQDWQMFLQVLVHRVRQQGRIGEDDRFACEDEGCDCGIEATMVPHQRDAAAVAQQRYGERLNVWKVAVTRP, from the coding sequence ATGTGTCAGATCTGCGAAGGGCAGGCTCCCGACGATCTTTTGGCTCAGATTGATTCGCGCTTGGAGCAGTACGGGGTGACGTTCCTCGGCGTCGACCACGACGATGCTCACGTGTACTCCATCGGTCTCACCGACCACGGTCTGCCCGAGCTGTACATGGACGCCACGTCGGGCCTGGACGGAAGCGTCCAGGACTGGCAGATGTTTTTGCAGGTGCTGGTGCACCGCGTTCGCCAGCAGGGCCGTATCGGCGAAGACGATCGTTTCGCCTGTGAGGACGAGGGCTGTGACTGTGGAATCGAAGCGACCATGGTTCCCCATCAGCGTGATGCGGCCGCCGTGGCACAGCAGCGTTACGGTGAGCGTTTGAACGTCTGGAAAGTGGCCGTCACCCGTCCGTAA
- a CDS encoding LuxR C-terminal-related transcriptional regulator yields the protein MRSPADRDKLIDHTVHALTQPGLQLLTGPPGWGRTHLLQRISAQLRQRVVHTGGLAALRHHPALALIRATKAGLPSDSPTVLAAAALSRLKNTTLVIDDIQWCDPHTQAALPHLAQHLPILAAGTTGIELARDLTDSAHIHRIPALDDNSINTLLHTVNPHLTDNQKQHIRQHAGVHPLALATLARTPDTTKDTTPRDPAHSIATALAAADAGLRTGLATLGLLGRPAHHSLLGDTATTGLRDSGLADTDGDYLSPTSPWMAAIAAGALNDTQRLALHAKLAEATNGLESARHHWAAGNLTQAETTALAAADSEPTHATAALTLAATINDQHKLPAAKAAIKDHQPTHALRLLADDDTPAAVRTKIYAHLTLANPLAARGLTDQLNDTHPETDALRLLTHPNPSEMIDDITKRHGSEPDHPTLHAALAATRGQGLDAAAEQAASEGAYTIAYWCRWKSTNQAVNNAQLPDAKQRALTAAADAGNSGHLTWKARFLALAALTNALSSTQLDNLIASVKRAESGPLPDDIATLLAATLALATADTGDLGQAARHLDGIGRTHPLVSWIEAEYAWLDGQHQPPRHTAPTVDLATGLTHITNQWLSYDQGHTPTTPLSGRWPTPVDNTLTAWKQRRADDFHTAAEQWDGISLREKIRALLAAGYHADGDAATQLLLDAENLAEDAGLTVLDGKIKRALRRLGLRRDQRSSRGMDLTGREQQILHHISAGHPTRRIAETLGITSETVETHIRSAMRKLGAKTRTEAAVKYQKGHTT from the coding sequence GTGCGTTCACCTGCTGATCGTGACAAACTTATCGACCACACCGTCCACGCTCTCACCCAACCAGGGTTGCAGCTCCTCACCGGACCACCCGGGTGGGGGCGCACCCACCTACTACAGCGCATCAGCGCGCAACTGCGACAACGCGTCGTCCACACCGGAGGACTCGCCGCCCTCCGCCACCACCCCGCCCTCGCACTCATCCGCGCCACCAAAGCCGGACTACCCAGCGACTCACCCACCGTCCTCGCCGCCGCGGCCCTATCACGACTGAAAAACACCACCCTCGTTATCGACGATATTCAATGGTGTGATCCGCACACCCAAGCCGCGCTACCACACCTGGCACAACACCTCCCCATCCTCGCCGCCGGAACCACCGGCATCGAACTCGCCCGCGACCTGACCGACAGCGCCCACATACACCGCATCCCCGCCCTCGACGACAACAGCATCAACACCCTCCTCCACACCGTCAACCCCCACCTCACCGACAACCAAAAACAACACATCCGCCAACACGCCGGCGTCCACCCCCTCGCCCTCGCCACCCTCGCCCGCACCCCCGACACCACCAAAGACACCACCCCACGCGACCCCGCCCACTCCATCGCCACCGCGCTCGCCGCCGCCGACGCCGGCCTCCGCACCGGCCTGGCCACCCTCGGGCTCCTCGGCCGCCCCGCCCACCACAGCCTCCTCGGCGACACCGCCACCACCGGCCTCCGCGACTCCGGACTCGCCGACACCGACGGCGACTACCTCTCACCCACCAGCCCCTGGATGGCCGCCATCGCCGCCGGTGCACTCAACGACACCCAACGACTCGCCCTCCACGCCAAACTCGCCGAAGCCACCAACGGACTCGAATCCGCCCGCCACCACTGGGCCGCCGGAAACCTCACCCAAGCCGAAACCACCGCACTGGCCGCCGCCGACAGCGAACCCACCCACGCCACCGCCGCCCTCACCCTCGCCGCCACCATCAACGACCAACACAAACTCCCCGCCGCCAAAGCCGCCATCAAAGACCACCAACCCACCCACGCCCTCCGCCTCCTCGCCGACGACGACACCCCCGCCGCCGTCCGCACCAAAATCTACGCCCACCTCACCCTCGCCAACCCACTCGCCGCCCGCGGCCTCACCGACCAACTCAACGACACCCACCCCGAAACCGACGCCCTCCGCCTCCTCACCCACCCCAACCCCAGCGAAATGATCGACGACATCACCAAACGCCACGGCAGCGAACCCGACCACCCCACGCTCCACGCCGCCCTCGCCGCCACCCGCGGACAAGGACTCGACGCCGCCGCCGAACAAGCCGCCTCCGAAGGCGCCTACACCATCGCCTACTGGTGCCGCTGGAAAAGCACCAACCAAGCGGTCAACAACGCCCAACTGCCCGACGCCAAACAACGCGCCCTCACCGCCGCCGCCGACGCCGGAAACAGCGGACACCTCACCTGGAAAGCCCGCTTCCTCGCCCTCGCCGCCCTCACCAACGCCCTATCGTCAACCCAACTGGACAACCTCATCGCCTCGGTCAAACGCGCCGAATCCGGACCCCTCCCCGACGATATCGCCACCCTCCTGGCCGCCACCCTCGCCCTCGCCACCGCCGACACCGGCGACCTCGGCCAAGCCGCCCGCCACCTCGACGGCATCGGACGCACCCACCCCCTCGTCTCCTGGATCGAAGCCGAATACGCCTGGCTGGACGGCCAACACCAACCACCCCGACACACCGCCCCCACCGTCGACCTCGCCACCGGACTCACCCACATCACCAACCAATGGCTGTCCTACGACCAAGGACACACCCCCACCACTCCCCTCAGCGGCCGCTGGCCCACCCCCGTCGACAACACCCTCACCGCCTGGAAACAACGCCGCGCCGACGACTTCCACACCGCCGCCGAACAATGGGACGGCATCAGCCTTCGCGAAAAAATCCGCGCCCTCCTCGCCGCGGGCTACCACGCCGACGGCGACGCCGCCACCCAACTGCTCCTCGACGCCGAAAACCTCGCCGAAGACGCCGGACTGACCGTCCTCGACGGCAAAATCAAACGCGCCCTCCGCCGTCTCGGACTACGACGCGACCAACGCTCCAGCCGTGGAATGGACCTCACCGGCCGCGAACAACAAATCCTCCACCACATCTCCGCCGGCCACCCCACCCGACGCATCGCCGAAACCCTCGGCATCACCTCCGAAACGGTCGAAACACACATCCGCAGCGCCATGCGTAAACTCGGAGCAAAAACCCGCACCGAAGCCGCCGTCAAATACCAAAAGGGACACACAACATGA
- a CDS encoding dynamin family protein, whose product MSGSLAMKLKQAAEAVSGSLTPESKSVADEVAQRLSQPLTVAVAGRLSSGKSTLVNALIGQRVAPTAAGECTRVVTRFRYGPADRIEVVTKSGERTPVLFDADHMIPASLPCPVEEVDMVDVQLASQVLENLVVLDTPGLQSVNSEVSDKAADTLFAAPFSASTDEGSKGAVAAAEAIIYVFTQAVKSDDVEALEAFSAASHAVSGTPMNSLALFNKVDKLAADAGSDPWPVATPLADEQLTLLRRVVCDVVPLVGLLAETSQAGLLTAADGEALRTLAGMDETQLTVMLASTELFHTQPAPVDGEVRRRLLDRLDLYGISFAIAQLRSQPRMSTGELVRLLQAASGLPRLHSTLHQVFASRADVIKAGWGLSRLRSHAAQAQESDRDLLHNLVEDIVADPAYHRLKVLQAAGQVTSGQVRLEPDMEAEAARLALSQDPATVLGMPSAGTQDLAEAAIKAAGRWRAFANGAASPPQARVAQEMVRGFSLIARQLRSADNQ is encoded by the coding sequence GTGTCGGGTTCGTTGGCGATGAAACTTAAACAGGCGGCGGAAGCGGTGTCGGGGTCGCTCACTCCTGAATCGAAGTCGGTCGCCGATGAAGTCGCCCAACGACTCTCTCAACCACTCACCGTAGCAGTAGCTGGACGTCTTTCCTCAGGCAAGTCCACCCTCGTGAATGCGCTCATCGGCCAACGGGTCGCGCCGACCGCCGCGGGTGAATGCACCCGTGTGGTGACTCGTTTCCGTTATGGTCCGGCCGATCGCATCGAGGTGGTCACGAAATCGGGTGAACGGACACCTGTGCTGTTCGATGCCGACCATATGATACCCGCCTCGTTGCCGTGCCCGGTGGAGGAGGTTGACATGGTCGACGTGCAGTTGGCCTCCCAGGTGTTGGAAAATCTCGTGGTGCTGGATACGCCCGGTTTGCAGTCGGTGAACTCCGAGGTGTCCGATAAGGCCGCCGACACGCTTTTCGCCGCACCGTTTTCCGCCTCCACCGACGAGGGTTCGAAGGGAGCGGTCGCGGCCGCTGAGGCGATCATCTATGTGTTCACTCAGGCGGTGAAGTCCGATGACGTGGAGGCGTTGGAGGCGTTTTCCGCGGCCTCACATGCCGTATCGGGAACGCCCATGAATTCTTTGGCTCTGTTCAACAAGGTCGACAAGCTTGCTGCCGACGCCGGTTCCGACCCGTGGCCGGTGGCGACACCGTTGGCCGATGAACAGCTGACCTTGCTGCGACGTGTCGTTTGTGATGTGGTCCCGTTGGTGGGCCTGTTGGCCGAAACGTCCCAGGCGGGCCTGTTGACCGCCGCTGACGGTGAGGCTTTGCGGACTCTGGCGGGGATGGATGAGACCCAGTTGACCGTCATGTTGGCGTCGACCGAATTGTTCCACACTCAACCGGCCCCTGTCGACGGTGAGGTTCGGCGTCGTCTTTTGGATCGTCTGGACCTGTACGGCATCAGCTTCGCCATCGCGCAGTTGCGTTCGCAGCCGCGCATGTCGACCGGTGAACTGGTGCGTCTCCTGCAGGCCGCCTCCGGTCTGCCCCGTCTGCATTCCACTCTGCACCAGGTGTTCGCCAGTCGTGCCGACGTCATCAAGGCCGGCTGGGGTCTGTCGCGGTTGCGTTCGCATGCGGCACAAGCGCAGGAGTCCGATCGCGATCTTCTCCACAACCTGGTGGAAGACATCGTTGCCGACCCCGCTTATCATCGACTTAAGGTCCTGCAGGCGGCCGGTCAGGTCACCAGCGGTCAGGTACGTCTCGAACCCGACATGGAAGCCGAGGCCGCTCGGCTGGCGCTGTCTCAGGATCCCGCGACGGTCTTGGGGATGCCTTCCGCCGGGACACAGGATCTGGCCGAGGCCGCCATCAAGGCGGCGGGCCGGTGGCGGGCGTTCGCCAATGGTGCCGCCTCGCCCCCTCAAGCGCGCGTCGCCCAGGAGATGGTGCGTGGCTTCAGCCTGATAGCGCGACAGCTGCGTTCTGCCGACAACCAGTGA
- a CDS encoding J domain-containing protein produces the protein MKKRPPHYQTLDIPTDADHTTVKAAWQRAARATHPDHGGDAEQFQRAATAYAVLSDPHSRAEYDLQHLPHKRRRHRPKHRIKSYNLSPTESTGTDLAPVPWHQRHATYARPRPTPVSALTQLAACVLLYLTGATALLTIAAPTGLIAAAATLPATLICSFITVAITLSTNGHYTPQQPPRPTAAHLIAPSVSATAALLIIGVDHPGAWAAALTLAAATLIPFTARRAHYTTTIWKNVKEAARSYNTFAPPGPQPTVPTPVTTVFKEILTHVHGTKLFINLPAADRTIPYTLLTGRHLALLTTTDTQPQQHTPHTLHHAEHALQAAYPNITVTTHTLYQHHQPTGPHHTTLHDLDDRPCEQIGQLLTHHNHHIDNQLLYLLRRRLAHTPQPHPSHTP, from the coding sequence GTGAAAAAACGACCACCGCACTACCAGACGCTCGACATACCCACCGACGCCGACCACACCACCGTCAAAGCCGCCTGGCAACGCGCCGCCCGCGCCACCCACCCCGACCACGGCGGTGACGCCGAACAGTTCCAACGCGCCGCCACCGCCTACGCCGTCCTGTCCGACCCGCACTCCCGCGCCGAATACGACCTCCAACACCTCCCCCACAAACGCCGACGCCACCGGCCGAAACACCGCATCAAATCCTATAACCTCTCCCCCACCGAAAGCACCGGCACCGACCTCGCCCCCGTCCCCTGGCACCAACGCCACGCCACCTACGCGCGCCCCCGCCCCACACCCGTCAGCGCCCTGACACAACTGGCCGCCTGCGTACTCCTCTACCTCACCGGAGCCACCGCACTGCTCACCATCGCCGCACCCACCGGACTCATCGCCGCGGCCGCCACCCTTCCAGCCACCCTGATCTGCAGCTTCATCACCGTCGCGATCACACTGTCAACCAACGGACACTACACCCCACAACAACCGCCCCGCCCCACCGCCGCCCACCTCATCGCCCCCAGCGTCAGCGCCACCGCCGCACTCCTCATCATCGGCGTCGACCACCCCGGAGCATGGGCCGCCGCACTCACCCTCGCGGCCGCCACCCTCATCCCCTTCACCGCCCGACGCGCCCACTACACCACCACTATATGGAAAAACGTCAAAGAAGCCGCGCGCAGCTACAACACCTTCGCCCCACCCGGACCACAACCCACCGTCCCCACCCCCGTCACCACCGTATTCAAAGAAATCCTCACCCACGTACACGGAACCAAACTATTCATCAACCTCCCCGCCGCCGACCGCACCATCCCCTACACCCTCCTCACCGGACGCCACCTCGCCCTCCTCACCACCACCGACACCCAGCCACAACAACACACCCCACACACCCTCCACCACGCCGAACACGCCCTCCAAGCCGCCTACCCCAACATCACCGTCACCACCCACACCCTCTACCAACACCACCAACCCACCGGCCCCCACCACACCACCCTCCACGACCTCGACGACCGCCCATGCGAACAAATCGGCCAACTACTCACCCACCACAACCACCACATCGACAACCAACTCCTCTACCTCCTCCGCCGCCGACTCGCCCACACCCCACAACCCCACCCCAGTCACACACCATGA
- a CDS encoding dynamin family protein has translation MTDSDNDSSNTEKLANLRALCTKAASAAQASLRSVDSAAAAEVDQVARWQPDRPVTVVVGETKRGKSSLVNSLLGTPGLSPVDVRVATNSYLEFAYAEASSVRAWLPGNSEPLLLSTGDLRNWATALGDYPTGYDLPRRMLVGHPAPLLKYVSLVDTPGTGGLEPDHAQIALEAVSRATCLLMVTDASCPLTKTELDFLAEASSRVNFVVFVLTKTDSYPGWRDILAENRALIDAHAPRFRTAPHFPVSALLAEKALASNGTVRQTLAKESGIGTLQRSLAKMANAGEALLAANVARAARSEFARLAANASEEVKAYNPDPDKAKELKAEKKRVLETKQAETRKANLALQVETNRAKVEMTTTAREHLTALQEQITGELEKADKTTIEAMPQRMDIALQAVSSRLSEQLHHRFMLLADRVLRQVFTDAEMQQATSQIQTQLRAAEAGRATKDSNPDGALMVASVGGMAFMAGRTAAGGLSAGLGAVGLGVAGGAAGIALSATGVGLGLAAGAFLLAKRKIAGNRQAAKTWAREVITDARASLNEEISLRFNEVQYIFSSTLDEALRRRGNEYDSRIDAAESAVAADKAARKKKQESLKQRRDSMTKKVKQLDEVLAKTRGLLPKESTDG, from the coding sequence ATGACCGACAGCGACAACGACAGCAGCAATACCGAAAAACTGGCGAATCTGCGGGCCCTGTGCACCAAGGCCGCTTCCGCCGCGCAGGCTTCTCTCCGGTCGGTGGACTCCGCGGCCGCCGCCGAGGTCGACCAGGTGGCCCGCTGGCAGCCCGATCGTCCTGTCACCGTCGTGGTCGGAGAAACCAAACGCGGGAAGTCGTCGCTGGTCAATTCGCTTCTCGGTACCCCCGGTCTCTCCCCTGTCGACGTGCGGGTCGCCACCAACTCCTACCTCGAATTCGCCTACGCCGAAGCCTCCAGTGTCCGCGCCTGGCTGCCGGGCAACAGTGAGCCGCTGCTGCTGTCGACCGGCGATCTTCGCAACTGGGCCACCGCGCTCGGCGACTATCCGACCGGCTACGACCTGCCGCGTCGCATGCTCGTCGGTCACCCCGCGCCGTTGTTGAAATACGTCTCCCTGGTCGACACCCCTGGAACGGGTGGGTTGGAACCCGATCACGCGCAGATTGCTTTGGAGGCCGTCTCGCGTGCCACGTGTCTTCTCATGGTCACCGACGCGTCCTGTCCGTTGACCAAAACCGAACTTGATTTCCTCGCCGAAGCCTCCAGCCGAGTCAACTTCGTCGTCTTCGTGCTCACCAAGACCGACTCCTACCCCGGTTGGAGAGACATCCTCGCGGAAAACCGGGCTCTGATCGACGCGCACGCTCCCCGGTTCCGTACCGCCCCGCATTTCCCCGTCTCCGCGTTGTTGGCCGAGAAAGCCCTCGCGTCCAACGGGACGGTCCGCCAAACCCTCGCGAAGGAATCCGGGATCGGCACGTTGCAGCGTTCGCTCGCCAAAATGGCCAACGCGGGCGAGGCCCTGTTGGCCGCCAACGTCGCCCGAGCGGCTCGGTCCGAGTTCGCCCGTCTGGCCGCCAACGCCTCCGAAGAGGTCAAAGCCTATAATCCCGACCCTGACAAAGCCAAGGAACTCAAAGCGGAGAAAAAACGCGTCCTGGAAACCAAACAGGCCGAAACCCGCAAAGCCAATCTCGCCCTGCAGGTGGAAACCAACCGCGCGAAGGTCGAGATGACCACCACCGCACGCGAACACTTGACCGCGTTGCAGGAGCAGATCACCGGAGAGCTCGAAAAAGCCGATAAAACCACCATCGAAGCGATGCCGCAGCGCATGGACATCGCTCTGCAAGCGGTATCGTCACGTCTGAGCGAGCAACTGCACCACCGGTTCATGCTGCTGGCCGACCGGGTTCTGCGGCAAGTGTTCACCGACGCGGAAATGCAGCAGGCGACCTCGCAGATTCAAACGCAACTACGTGCCGCCGAAGCCGGCCGCGCCACCAAGGACTCCAACCCCGACGGGGCGCTCATGGTCGCCAGCGTCGGCGGTATGGCCTTCATGGCCGGACGTACCGCCGCAGGCGGACTCAGCGCCGGGCTCGGAGCCGTCGGCCTCGGTGTCGCCGGAGGAGCCGCCGGGATCGCACTGTCGGCCACCGGAGTCGGCCTTGGACTCGCCGCCGGGGCGTTTCTCCTCGCCAAACGTAAAATCGCCGGAAACCGGCAGGCCGCCAAAACCTGGGCGCGTGAAGTCATCACCGACGCCCGGGCATCGTTGAACGAAGAGATCTCTCTGCGGTTCAACGAAGTGCAGTACATCTTCTCCTCCACCCTCGATGAGGCGCTCCGCAGGCGCGGCAACGAATACGACTCCCGCATCGACGCCGCAGAAAGCGCCGTCGCCGCCGACAAAGCCGCGCGCAAAAAGAAACAGGAATCCCTCAAACAGCGGCGCGACTCCATGACCAAAAAAGTCAAACAACTCGACGAAGTACTCGCCAAAACTCGCGGCCTACTACCGAAGGAGAGCACCGATGGATGA
- a CDS encoding IucA/IucC family C-terminal-domain containing protein gives MNHDADTVLTQRLTHNARLENLPTPPHNDTTAHLIAAHISAHHPHRRRFTTDIARAHTGTRLALAAATTHPDRPWKHAHHAHHDDSVWFEQCLLLGHPLHPLARLRGHFSADDIIAYAPEHQARFPLGLYRLPQVTADNDWPWSDRHGPLLPLHPWQARRYGLTAVDAIDQAAPLSGLRTVSTGTHHVKCSLDAQLTSAIRHVSPTALHATRLTPRLAGVLDDFDITLQKETACYAHDATGRPLPHLAAISRQAPPARTLPLAAGCETCPTTGEPLLAKLHPHNPRQWFTRLLDRWLTPCLRLFDHTGVALEAHGQNCLTTCDDDGLPDRLVYRDLGGVAFSRHHHAPDGLTPSFPEARRRLTAAVSTTLHQYVDILGHHTTTPAPTWWTLVADHLTNLGGPTAEFLLTRPWPHKALLRMRLAHRPTHNQWVDRPNPLGHNIEP, from the coding sequence ATGAACCACGACGCCGACACCGTCCTCACCCAACGACTCACCCACAACGCCCGCCTCGAAAACCTCCCCACCCCACCCCACAACGACACCACCGCCCACCTCATCGCCGCCCACATCAGCGCCCACCACCCTCACCGACGACGCTTCACCACCGACATCGCCCGCGCCCACACCGGCACCCGCCTCGCGCTCGCCGCCGCCACCACCCACCCCGACCGGCCGTGGAAACACGCCCACCACGCCCACCACGACGACAGCGTCTGGTTTGAACAGTGCCTCCTTCTCGGCCACCCGCTCCACCCCCTCGCCCGCCTACGCGGCCATTTCAGCGCCGACGACATCATCGCCTACGCACCCGAACATCAAGCCCGATTCCCACTCGGCCTCTACCGGCTCCCACAGGTCACCGCCGACAACGACTGGCCCTGGTCCGACCGACACGGCCCCCTGCTCCCCCTCCACCCCTGGCAGGCACGCCGCTACGGCCTCACCGCCGTCGACGCCATCGACCAAGCCGCCCCACTGTCGGGCCTGCGCACAGTATCGACCGGAACCCACCACGTCAAATGCTCCCTCGACGCTCAACTGACCTCGGCGATACGACACGTCTCCCCCACCGCACTACACGCCACCCGACTCACTCCCCGCCTCGCCGGTGTCCTCGACGATTTCGACATCACCCTGCAGAAAGAAACCGCCTGCTACGCCCACGACGCCACCGGCAGGCCCCTGCCGCATTTGGCCGCCATCAGCAGACAGGCACCACCGGCCCGCACGCTACCGCTCGCCGCCGGCTGCGAGACCTGCCCGACCACCGGCGAACCACTGCTGGCTAAACTCCACCCCCATAACCCCCGGCAATGGTTCACCCGCCTGCTCGACCGCTGGCTGACTCCCTGCCTACGCCTGTTCGACCACACCGGAGTCGCCCTGGAAGCCCACGGTCAAAACTGCCTGACAACCTGCGACGACGACGGACTCCCCGACCGGCTCGTCTACCGCGACCTCGGAGGAGTCGCCTTCAGCCGCCACCACCACGCTCCCGACGGACTGACCCCGTCATTCCCCGAGGCACGTCGCCGCCTCACCGCCGCCGTATCCACCACCCTCCACCAATACGTCGACATCCTCGGCCACCACACCACCACGCCCGCACCGACCTGGTGGACACTGGTCGCCGACCACCTCACCAACCTCGGCGGCCCCACCGCAGAATTCCTCCTCACCCGACCCTGGCCACACAAAGCCCTCCTGAGGATGCGACTAGCCCATCGGCCCACCCACAACCAATGGGTTGACCGCCCGAACCCCTTGGGTCACAATATTGAACCATGA
- a CDS encoding IucA/IucC family protein: protein MNHDRPTGGIDMVTPAEQLLRAAWREGLGDVRAQPPDGYRLTDLPLNQARVVERPTTPPHPADLSEHLFGPHPGLQAELHSAHTGHTLAHQRRQRRQHLWRALARHNHLTTFVDLVTRYVDDPNRRARWFELLQPLGHPLHPCARTRLGWTHHDMRSYDIETPRPVALVVAYHDGALHRHDPDGLLTVDGRPATVMHPWQWRTTDRGDLIDSGRRLPAWPTTSVRTLYSPDLNAYLKTSLDVSITSTRRTITPRTARLTPPLSQHIQRHLALPSHRLLEERASTWHPADGNHTLVLRAPLPDTNDGVTVPCHALPSASPVTGRSIAAELALADRRGPRRWWRDYVWTVLPPLFHLLVGHGIALEAHGQNCLVEFRSSRSWRLWSRDFGGVRLYRAHVPAVVRPESVGVWLTDFWGLRHHLSASLFHNHLAPIVVALSDDVGGSPSSWWRTVGRCLRGMGLPRTDRDFFERAPLPGKALLTAKLKGATGVMLSAPNPLWSAS from the coding sequence TTGAACCATGATCGACCCACCGGTGGCATCGACATGGTGACCCCCGCCGAACAACTTCTCCGCGCCGCCTGGCGCGAAGGACTCGGTGACGTACGAGCCCAACCCCCCGACGGCTACCGCCTCACCGACCTCCCCCTCAACCAAGCCCGCGTCGTCGAGCGCCCCACCACACCGCCCCACCCCGCCGACCTATCCGAGCACCTGTTCGGTCCCCATCCGGGGCTACAGGCCGAACTCCACAGCGCCCACACCGGCCACACCCTCGCCCACCAACGCCGGCAACGCCGCCAACACCTGTGGCGAGCGCTCGCCCGCCACAACCACCTGACCACCTTCGTCGACCTCGTCACCCGTTACGTCGACGACCCCAACCGTCGAGCCCGCTGGTTCGAACTCCTACAACCGCTCGGCCACCCCCTGCACCCGTGCGCACGCACCCGACTCGGCTGGACACACCATGACATGCGCTCCTACGACATCGAAACGCCACGCCCGGTCGCCCTCGTCGTCGCCTATCACGACGGAGCCCTCCACCGCCACGACCCGGACGGCTTGTTGACCGTCGACGGCCGACCGGCAACGGTCATGCACCCATGGCAATGGCGGACGACCGACCGGGGCGATCTCATCGATTCGGGCCGACGCCTACCGGCCTGGCCGACCACGTCGGTACGCACGCTGTACAGCCCTGATCTCAACGCCTATCTCAAAACCTCTCTTGACGTGTCGATTACCTCGACCCGACGAACCATCACCCCCCGCACCGCACGCTTGACCCCGCCGCTCAGCCAACATATTCAGCGCCACCTGGCCCTACCGTCCCACCGCCTGCTGGAGGAACGCGCCTCCACCTGGCATCCCGCCGACGGCAACCACACCCTCGTGCTGCGCGCTCCGCTCCCCGACACCAACGACGGGGTGACGGTTCCGTGCCATGCGCTTCCGTCCGCTTCCCCGGTGACCGGACGCAGTATCGCCGCGGAGTTGGCGCTTGCCGATCGTCGGGGGCCGCGCCGGTGGTGGCGTGATTATGTGTGGACGGTGTTGCCGCCGTTGTTTCATCTTTTGGTGGGGCACGGTATTGCGTTGGAGGCTCATGGGCAGAATTGTCTGGTGGAGTTTCGTTCGTCGCGGTCGTGGCGTTTGTGGAGTCGCGATTTCGGTGGGGTGCGGTTGTATCGGGCCCATGTGCCCGCTGTGGTGCGGCCGGAGTCCGTCGGTGTGTGGTTGACGGATTTTTGGGGCCTGCGGCACCATCTGTCGGCGAGTTTGTTTCATAATCATTTGGCGCCGATTGTGGTGGCATTGTCTGATGACGTGGGAGGGTCGCCGTCGTCGTGGTGGAGGACGGTGGGTCGTTGTCTGCGTGGCATGGGTTTGCCGCGAACCGATCGGGATTTCTTCGAGCGTGCGCCGTTGCCGGGGAAGGCTTTGTTGACCGCGAAGCTGAAGGGCGCGACCGGCGTGATGTTGTCGGCTCCCAATCCTTTGTGGAGCGCGTCGTGA
- a CDS encoding cupin domain-containing protein, translated as MSKTSLPAIGRQLAHQAQEATSGRAAISLTPGHDKHLRHTLMYLTDGTSTSPHNGRDEATVHVLEGRIRLSTDDDQWDVLAGDLLPLPHNSHHITAHSDSLVLLTTIVVDE; from the coding sequence ATGTCTAAAACGTCATTGCCCGCTATAGGTCGACAGCTCGCCCACCAGGCCCAAGAGGCCACGTCCGGTCGCGCGGCCATATCTTTGACCCCCGGACACGACAAGCACCTACGCCATACGCTGATGTACCTCACCGACGGCACCTCCACGTCGCCGCACAACGGTCGTGACGAGGCAACCGTGCACGTATTGGAAGGACGTATCCGACTGTCGACCGACGACGACCAATGGGACGTACTGGCAGGAGACCTGTTGCCCCTCCCCCACAACAGCCACCACATCACCGCTCACTCCGACAGCCTGGTGTTGCTCACCACCATCGTCGTAGACGAGTAA